The DNA window CTTCGCCATGTCGGCCAGCAGGCTCAGAGCGACGACCGTCTTGCCGGCTCCGGGACCGCCGCTGACGATCACAACCTCTCGGCTGCTGCCGGACATGCCTGAGTCCACCGCACGGCGCACCAGTTCGTAGGCGGTTCGCTGCCCGTCCACGAGTACGTAGTCGTGGCGTCCGGCGAGCACGTCGGCGGCTCGCTCGAGGACCGCCGGGCTGAAGCGGAAGGGACTGCTCTCCAGAAGGTCGGCTGCCTGCTCTCCCGACTCCGGGGCGAGTCGCTGCCGCAGGTAGGTGTGAAGCTCCGATGTCGTCTGACGGGTGAAAACCCGCTGCCGGCCACCATGAGCCGACTCCAGCAGTGGGGCGACACCGGCGTCCTGGGCATTGTGCAGGTAGGCGATGGCCTCCACTCTGTCCTCGCATCCGTGCAGCACCTCGAGGTCACCGGTGAGGTGATCTCGGTAGCCGACAGCCTGCACAAGCGGGTGGAGCTGCGGATGGTTGCGCATCCCGGGTACGAGGAACAGCTCCTCACTGCCCTGGATCGGTGTGACCCGGCTCCACTGCTTGAGCTCGATCACCACATAGGACGGCTCTCCGCTGACCGGATGCGTACCGGCGAGGACGACGTCCGCCCGCCGGCTTGAGGCGGGCATGCGCTGTTCGATGAGGATGGGCACATCACCGAGCCCTGCGGCTTCCAGTTCCCTGCCCAGGGCGGGGAGGCTCTCGGCCCATGACGCCACCTCCGACTCACCGGGCGCCCGACCTTCTTCACGTTCCATACGCGCCGCAAGGACCCGGGCGAGCTCCCGACGATCAGCCTCGTCCGCCAGTGCGATGGCTTTCGCCCTCGTGCGCAGCAGCGCCACAGATCTCCCCCAGGCCACCGGCTCCGGTACATGACCCACCGGTTAATAAGTATGACTGTCGTATAGGCACTCTAGGCTCTGGCGCATGGGTCTTGCTGATGTGACGCGTGAGGGTGTGCTGAGCGCGATACGCGAGTACGACGAGGTCGGAGGTCCGGCCTTCCTCCGCCGCTACGGGTTCCGCCGAGCCCTCGCCTACGACCTGGTCTTCGAGGGGCGGCGGTACGACTCGAAAGCGATTGCAGGTGTGGCACACCGCCACTCCGAGGGAACCGTCCTTGCGTCCGTGGCCTTCACAGGCGGCGCCAACACCGTCGGCCGTCGGCTCTCGGCTCTCGGTTTCACCATCGAGCACCGCGCCCCCTCCAGCGGCAGCCCGGCGGCTGCCGGGTCTCCGGTACACCGGCCCGAGGCCCGGCCGCAGTTGGTGCTGCAGCCGCGAGGTGGGGTGAGGGTCCATGGACCACGGCACTTCGCGCACTCCGTACGGCGAGGCGTCCGAATCGCCGCCCACCGCCAGGAGTTGGGGGAGCACGCCGACCTGATCTCATCGCTCTACCCGGACGGGACCGCGCGTCTCTGGGGCTCCACACCGACAGCGCTGTCCAACAACGCAAAGGCCAGGGCACTTCGAGGCCGGCGGGTCGGGGACGAGGTCCTCTTCTACGCCGAGAAGAGCTTCATCGCCAGAGCCACCATCCTGCATGTGTTCCGCAGCCGGGCACTCGCACTGGCGGTCTGGGGCAAGGACGAAGACGGCGCCACCTGGGAGCACATCATGGCGCTCGGCGAGGTCGAGGAGTTCGCCACCCCCGTCCCCGCTGCGCCGGTCCTCACTCGCCTGGGCATCGCGGACACGCTGCGCAGCATCACCCTCGCCTCAGCGACGGAACGTGAATCCGTGCAGGAGTTCCTCCCGCCGCAGCGCCGACCGCGGACTCCGGTACGGCGGGCGCCCGTCGAGAGCGCAGCTCCCCAGCCGAATCCCGAAGAGTTCATCGAACGGCTCAGGCATCTGCGCTCCGTTCCTCCGGGGGCCGTACACGGGCCGTGGACACTGCTCAGGGCAATCGCCCGGACCACGACGGGTGCTCCACGTCTCTCACAGTGGTCGGAGATCCGGCAGGAGATCGGCTCACTGGTGGCCGAGCTCACCCCGGTCGGCTCAGCCGCGCCCCCGAAGGACCGGTTCTGGGATCTGCGGAGCAGCGGCGTCTGGGAGGTCCATGGAGCCGACGCGGTCGACGGCAGCCCGCTGGCCGGGCTCACGCCGGAGGCGGCACGCCTGCTGAGCGATCCGCAGACACGCGCCGAGGCAATCGCCGCACTCCGGGGGAGCCACCTCGCCGCCGTTGACCAGCACACACTGCTGGTCCGTCTGGGACTCGGCGGCTACGACACCGCGAGCGGACTCGCCGACGAGACGGATGCCACCGACGAGCGGCAGCAGGCAGGCCCGGCGGCACGGCTGACGACCACGATCTCACGCCCCGTACGCGACAGCCGACTCGTCAGCACGGTCAAGCGGCTCCACGGCCATCAATGCCAGTTCTGCGGCCTGCGGCTACGCACCCGGGACGGCCACTACAGCGAGGGCGCACACATCCGGGGACTCGGACGACCCCATCACGGACCGGACATCCTGGCAAACCTCCTCTGCCTCTGCCCCAACCACCATGTGCAGTTCGACCAGTTGGCCGTCTACGTGGACGAGGACGACATCGTCAGAACGACCTACGGCACCGCCCCGGTGGGACAGCTCCGTCGGCACCCTGAACATGCCATCGACAACGCCTTCCTCGGCTACCACCGCAGCCTGTGCGGGCGGAACTCCTGAAAACCGGCCGTGCATCGCACTGCCGCCTCGGGCGGGAGGGCCTCCGGAAGCGCTTTTATCCGGGTTGTCCGTGTGCCGCGCTAGGGTTCACCTCATCGCCATGCGGCCCGACGGACTTCCGCCGTAGGACAGGTCCCCACCCGCACGAGTCTCTTCGTGCTGCCTGGGGGTAGGTCTTGCTGTTCCGCGGTTCCGCGTCCGCCGTCGCCGCCGAGAGGATCTCAGGGACTCTCGCGGTGCGGTTGAGTGAGCAGTTCGTGCACGAGCACGGCCACCGGCCGGGTGCGGCAGAGGTGCGGTCATGGGAGCGGAGCATCCCGGTGCTGACCGATGCGCTACTGGATGCCGGGTTGGGTGACGTCGAGGTACTGCTGGAGTACCGGCTGCCGCTGACCAGTCGGCGGGCCGACGCGGTGCTCGCCGGGGTCCATCCGCGAACGGGCGAGCCGTCCTACGTCGTGGTCGAGTTGAAACAGTGGAGCAGTGCCTCCCAGGAGGACGGGGCGCCGCAGCTGTGCCGGGTCGACTCCTACCCTGAGCCGAGGCTCAACCCCGTCGAGCAGGTGCGCGGCTACTGCGACTACCTCGCCGACTTCAACGGCGCCCTCGCCGAGCACCCCCACCGGGTCGCGGGGGTCGCGCTCCTGCACAACGCGACGGAGTACGGCGTCCAGGGCCTGCACCAGGTGCGGCAGGACGTTCGGGGGCGGCTCTTCACCGGGGAGCGGCGTGCCGACTTCCTGGACTACCTGACGTCCGTGCTCGCCCCGGTGTCCGGCGCACGGGCCGCCGACGAGCTGGTACAGGCGAAGCAGCAGCCGTCGAAGCAGCTGATGGCCATGGCCGCCGAGGAGGTGCGGCAGCAGGAGCAGTTCGTCCTGCTGGACGAGCAGCGGCTGGCGTACGAGCTGGTGCTGCGTGCCGTCCAGCGGTCCCGGCAGGCGGACCACAAGGAAGTGGTCGTCGTCCTCGGCGGACCGGGCACGGGCAAGAGCGTCATCGCGCTGTCGCTGCTCGGGGAGCTGAACCGGCAGGGACGCTCGGCGCTGC is part of the Peterkaempfera bronchialis genome and encodes:
- a CDS encoding HNH endonuclease, coding for MGLADVTREGVLSAIREYDEVGGPAFLRRYGFRRALAYDLVFEGRRYDSKAIAGVAHRHSEGTVLASVAFTGGANTVGRRLSALGFTIEHRAPSSGSPAAAGSPVHRPEARPQLVLQPRGGVRVHGPRHFAHSVRRGVRIAAHRQELGEHADLISSLYPDGTARLWGSTPTALSNNAKARALRGRRVGDEVLFYAEKSFIARATILHVFRSRALALAVWGKDEDGATWEHIMALGEVEEFATPVPAAPVLTRLGIADTLRSITLASATERESVQEFLPPQRRPRTPVRRAPVESAAPQPNPEEFIERLRHLRSVPPGAVHGPWTLLRAIARTTTGAPRLSQWSEIRQEIGSLVAELTPVGSAAPPKDRFWDLRSSGVWEVHGADAVDGSPLAGLTPEAARLLSDPQTRAEAIAALRGSHLAAVDQHTLLVRLGLGGYDTASGLADETDATDERQQAGPAARLTTTISRPVRDSRLVSTVKRLHGHQCQFCGLRLRTRDGHYSEGAHIRGLGRPHHGPDILANLLCLCPNHHVQFDQLAVYVDEDDIVRTTYGTAPVGQLRRHPEHAIDNAFLGYHRSLCGRNS